A section of the Triticum dicoccoides isolate Atlit2015 ecotype Zavitan chromosome 7A, WEW_v2.0, whole genome shotgun sequence genome encodes:
- the LOC119330833 gene encoding cysteine-rich receptor-like protein kinase 6: MATPSLVLPKELPYEFLKKITDDFSDDRKISDSPFGILYKGINPDDGKVIAVKKLQENAPMPPNKAFAQEVQNVMALKHDNIVQLVGFCSETTKRLVQFDKRYIQADITESLICYEYLPNGSLQKNLFGTKGDKVVSSVKPDIDWDTRFTIIKGICHGLRFLHKLDIPIIHMDLKPENILLDANMVPKIADFALSRVFGQEQTRLCTQTVVGSYGYMAPEYLYRGEISAQSDIYSLGLVIIEITTGEQNCPEKDQPSARNFIDKVREKWTKEEHIASKYPSLEYGCLQQVLACINIGLKCVAIDRKLRPSIVDIVDMLNGLGSR, encoded by the exons ATGGCCACACCAAGCCTCGTACTACCAAAGGAACTACCATATGAATTTTTGAAGAAAATCACGGATGACTTCTCCGATGACCGCAAAATTAGTGATAGTCCATTTGGAATACTTTATAAG ggaatTAATCCAGATGATGGCAAAGTGATTGCTGTGAAGAAACTTCAGGAAAACGCACCGATGCCACCTAACAAAGCATTTGCGCAAGAGGTTCAGAATGTTATGGCGCTCAAACATGATAACATAGTACAGTTGGTTGGATTCTGCAGTGAAACAACAAAGAGATTGGTGCAGTTTGATAAAAGATATATCCAGGCAGACATTACCGAAAGTTTAATCTGTTATGAATATTTACCCAATGGGAGCCTTCAAAAGAATCTTTTTG GAACCAAAGGTGACAAGGTTGTCTCTTCGGTCAAACCTGATATTGATTGGGACACACGCTTCACAATAATCAAGGGGATCTGCCATGGTTTACGTTTTCTACACAAGTTGGATATTCCCATCATACATATGGATTTGAAGCCTGAAAATATACTTTTGGATGCAAATATGGTGCCAAAGATCGCAGACTTTGCACTTTCTCGGGTCTTTGGCCAAGAACAAACACGATTGTGCACACAAACAGTTGTGGGATCATA TGGGTACATGGCTCCAGAATATTTATATAGAGGTGAAATCTCGGCCCAGTCAGACATATATAGTTTAGGATTGGTGATAATCGAGATCACCACGGGAGAGCAGAATTGCCCTGAAAAAGACCAACCATCTGCAAGAAATTTTATTGATAAA GTACGTGAAAAGTGGACAAAGGAGGAGCACATAGCATCCAAGTACCCATCGTTAGAGTATGGTTGCCTCCAGCAAGTATTAGCATGCATCAATATTGGGCTGAAATGTGTTGCGATTGATCGGAAACTCAGGCCTTCGATTGTCGACATTGTTGACATGCTCAATGGACTAGGTTCAAGATGA